In one Arenibacter antarcticus genomic region, the following are encoded:
- a CDS encoding RsmB/NOP family class I SAM-dependent RNA methyltransferase, whose product MRLHRNLVFGVVDALNYIFNEGEYADKVVQKVLKYDKRWGARDRGFIAETTYDMVRWKRLYAEIAEVKAPYSRQNLFRMFAVWAVLKGIKLPDWKQIEPTPERRIKGRFDELSQIRKYRESVPDWIDELAVKALGEALWTKEIAALNQQADVILRVNTLKTTKDSLRSALSEAGIETEYIRGYPDALKLVERSNVFITEAFQNGWFEVQDASSQLVAPFLDVKPGQRVVDTCAGAGGKSLHLASLMENKGQLIALDIYGNKLKELKRRAKRDGAHNVETRHIETTKVIKKLYGTADRVLIDAPCTGLGVLKRNPDAKWKLQPEFLDKIMVTQQEILQDYSRILKPGGKMVYATCSILPQENNLQVKKFLSSEAGKDFNLVKESKIYASKTGFDGFYMAQLEKNPA is encoded by the coding sequence ATGCGATTACATAGAAATCTAGTGTTTGGGGTTGTTGATGCATTAAATTATATATTTAATGAAGGTGAATATGCCGATAAAGTAGTACAAAAAGTATTAAAGTACGATAAGCGTTGGGGTGCAAGGGATAGAGGATTTATTGCGGAAACCACCTATGATATGGTACGTTGGAAAAGACTGTATGCAGAGATTGCAGAGGTGAAGGCTCCTTATAGTAGACAAAATCTTTTTAGGATGTTTGCCGTATGGGCAGTTTTAAAAGGAATTAAACTTCCAGATTGGAAACAAATTGAACCTACTCCAGAAAGAAGGATCAAAGGTAGGTTTGACGAACTTTCCCAAATAAGAAAATACAGGGAATCTGTTCCGGATTGGATTGATGAATTAGCCGTAAAAGCTTTAGGCGAAGCCTTATGGACCAAAGAAATCGCTGCATTAAATCAGCAGGCAGATGTTATTCTTAGAGTGAATACCTTAAAAACCACCAAGGATAGTTTAAGGAGTGCACTTAGTGAGGCGGGGATAGAAACGGAGTATATTAGGGGATATCCAGACGCCTTAAAGCTGGTGGAACGCAGTAATGTGTTTATCACAGAAGCCTTCCAAAATGGTTGGTTTGAAGTACAGGATGCCTCTTCACAATTGGTAGCCCCATTTTTAGATGTTAAACCCGGTCAGCGTGTAGTAGACACCTGTGCGGGTGCAGGAGGTAAGTCATTGCATTTGGCTTCGTTAATGGAAAACAAAGGGCAATTGATTGCCTTGGATATTTATGGCAACAAACTAAAGGAACTAAAAAGAAGGGCCAAAAGAGATGGTGCGCATAATGTTGAAACAAGACATATTGAAACTACCAAGGTTATCAAGAAATTATACGGCACAGCAGATCGCGTACTTATAGATGCACCTTGTACCGGATTGGGAGTACTAAAAAGGAATCCGGATGCAAAATGGAAATTGCAACCTGAATTTCTTGATAAAATTATGGTTACCCAACAAGAGATTCTACAAGATTATAGTCGAATTCTTAAGCCAGGAGGTAAAATGGTATATGCTACCTGCTCTATCTTGCCCCAAGAAAACAACTTACAGGTAAAGAAATTTTTAAGTTCGGAAGCTGGAAAGGATTTTAATTTGGTTAAAGAATCCAAGATCTATGCTTCAAAAACAGGTTTTGATGGATTTTATATGGCTCAATTGGAGAAAAATCCGGCTTAG
- a CDS encoding RNA polymerase sigma factor, which produces MIAEEVLVLQLKQKNSQAKAFEILVDAYKVRLYWHIRRIVLDHDDTDDVLQNTFIKVFRNIDGFKGESKLYSWMYRIATNEALSFLKLKSQKLKINDEQLMSDKLANLKADVYFEGDDIQLKLQQAIAVLPEKQKLIFNMKYFQEMKYSEISEILETSVGGLKASYHLATKKVEAFLRDN; this is translated from the coding sequence GTGATTGCGGAAGAAGTTTTGGTATTGCAATTAAAACAAAAGAATAGTCAGGCAAAGGCCTTTGAAATTCTTGTTGACGCCTATAAAGTGCGTTTGTATTGGCATATTAGACGGATTGTGCTGGACCATGATGACACGGACGATGTTCTGCAGAATACCTTTATCAAAGTATTTAGGAACATTGATGGATTTAAGGGTGAAAGCAAACTGTACTCATGGATGTACAGAATCGCTACCAACGAGGCTTTGAGTTTTCTAAAATTGAAATCTCAAAAATTAAAGATCAACGATGAACAATTAATGAGCGACAAGCTGGCCAACTTAAAAGCAGATGTTTATTTTGAAGGCGATGATATACAGTTGAAGTTACAACAGGCGATAGCTGTATTGCCCGAAAAACAAAAATTGATTTTTAATATGAAATATTTCCAGGAAATGAAATATTCGGAGATATCCGAGATATTAGAAACATCTGTTGGGGGATTAAAGGCCTCCTACCATTTAGCAACCAAAAAGGTTGAAGCATTTTTAAGGGACAATTAA
- a CDS encoding cation diffusion facilitator family transporter has protein sequence MTNAKTAIRTIYYSIVGSTLLAIIKGLAGVFGNSYALIADAIESTTDIFSSLLVLFGLKYAKRPADDNHPYGHGRIEPLITFLVVGFLLLSAVLIAYESIRNIQTTHLPPKPWTLFVLGGIIIWKEISFRLVLKKSIETNSSSLKADAWHHRSDAITSVMAFIGISIALLFGEGFETADDWAALFAAGFIIYNSYLIFRPAFGEIMDEHLYDDLIEEIREVSLTVDGVLGTEKCFVRKAGTKYHVDLHAIVKGEISVFEGHAISHQLKDTLIMEIPNLEHVLIHIEPR, from the coding sequence TTGACAAACGCCAAAACCGCCATTCGGACCATATATTATAGTATTGTAGGAAGTACACTTTTGGCAATAATAAAGGGTTTGGCAGGTGTCTTTGGGAATTCTTACGCTTTAATTGCCGACGCCATAGAATCTACTACTGATATTTTCTCTTCCCTACTAGTGCTCTTCGGCTTGAAGTATGCCAAAAGACCAGCCGATGACAACCACCCATACGGACATGGAAGAATAGAACCCCTCATCACTTTTTTAGTAGTAGGTTTTTTATTGTTATCCGCTGTTCTTATCGCCTATGAGAGTATCCGCAACATACAGACCACACATTTACCACCTAAACCATGGACATTATTTGTCCTTGGGGGCATCATCATATGGAAGGAAATTTCCTTTCGTTTAGTATTGAAAAAAAGTATAGAAACCAATAGCTCCTCTTTAAAAGCAGATGCTTGGCACCATAGAAGTGATGCTATTACCTCTGTGATGGCATTTATAGGTATTTCCATCGCCCTATTATTTGGGGAGGGATTTGAAACTGCGGACGATTGGGCAGCGTTATTTGCAGCTGGATTTATTATCTACAATAGCTATTTGATTTTTCGCCCAGCCTTTGGTGAAATTATGGACGAACATCTTTACGATGATCTTATTGAAGAGATAAGGGAGGTTTCGCTGACGGTTGACGGAGTATTAGGCACCGAAAAATGCTTTGTCAGGAAGGCAGGGACCAAGTATCATGTGGATCTTCATGCTATAGTAAAGGGGGAAATATCAGTATTTGAAGGGCACGCTATATCTCACCAGTTAAAGGATACCTTGATCATGGAAATACCTAATTTGGAACACGTATTGATTCATATTGAACCAAGATAA
- a CDS encoding acyl-CoA dehydrogenase yields the protein MAQKYIDLTTLKYLLNNVHGLSQLVQLERYKEHDPESMGMFLDSVKEFADRELFPFFKEMDDSPAAFKNGEVIVHEQVGVIMKKGGEMGLICGPFDYEIGGLQLPFIVHTAATYILDTANNHLPGYLTLTLGAAELITHFGNSALKDAYIPKMLSGEWGGTMCLTEPDAGSSLSDITTKATPTKDGHYHIKGQKIFISGGDYPYVENIVHLVLARIEGAPAGTKGISLFVVPKLRTENGNSIKNDVTTLSDFQKMGQRGFATTHLGFGDQNDCRGWLLGEAHQGLKYMFQMMNDARIGVGRGAAAISMAAYQASLQYAKERTQGRKLRSSGKKDPNESPCPIIEHPDVRRMLFLQKAIAEGSLSLILLAAKYHDLQLAEKDQATKEKYGMLLEIITPIVKTYPAEAGAVAVNNGLQVLGGYGFCTDFILQQYYRDIRIFSIYEGTTGIQSQDLLGRKVLMDNGRALELLLNEILETITEALTMENLKPYATILGDKIKLTQEVTAHLMPIATEGDFERYLSDANLFMEFLSHLVLGWIWLDIAATAEKDILKKDNTYPLDFYQGKIHTMKFYFKYELIKTSGLAKSIMHEDVLTLNSEKDYF from the coding sequence ATGGCACAAAAGTATATCGACTTAACTACCCTCAAATATTTATTAAACAATGTTCATGGACTATCCCAATTGGTTCAGTTAGAGCGCTATAAGGAACACGATCCCGAATCCATGGGCATGTTCCTAGATTCGGTAAAGGAGTTTGCTGATCGCGAATTGTTTCCTTTTTTTAAGGAAATGGACGATTCCCCAGCGGCGTTTAAGAATGGAGAGGTTATTGTTCATGAGCAGGTAGGAGTAATAATGAAGAAAGGAGGGGAAATGGGCCTTATTTGTGGTCCGTTCGATTATGAAATTGGCGGCCTACAACTCCCTTTCATTGTTCATACTGCAGCCACCTATATTTTGGATACAGCCAATAATCATTTACCCGGATATCTAACCTTAACTCTGGGAGCAGCCGAGCTTATTACCCATTTTGGCAATAGCGCATTAAAGGATGCTTATATTCCGAAAATGCTGTCGGGAGAATGGGGTGGGACCATGTGTCTTACCGAACCCGATGCCGGTAGTTCACTTTCCGATATCACCACCAAGGCCACCCCCACGAAGGATGGTCATTATCATATAAAAGGTCAAAAAATATTTATTTCTGGGGGCGATTATCCATATGTCGAAAACATTGTTCATTTGGTATTGGCCCGTATAGAGGGGGCACCAGCAGGAACCAAGGGAATTTCATTGTTTGTGGTGCCTAAACTTAGGACTGAAAATGGGAATTCGATAAAAAACGACGTGACAACCCTGTCAGATTTTCAAAAGATGGGCCAACGTGGCTTTGCGACTACCCATTTGGGGTTTGGGGATCAAAATGATTGCAGAGGATGGTTGTTAGGTGAGGCTCATCAAGGATTAAAATACATGTTTCAGATGATGAACGATGCCCGAATAGGTGTAGGTAGGGGAGCGGCGGCAATATCCATGGCAGCATACCAGGCCTCCTTGCAATATGCTAAAGAACGTACCCAGGGTAGAAAACTAAGAAGCTCGGGGAAAAAAGATCCAAATGAAAGCCCCTGTCCCATTATAGAGCATCCAGATGTAAGGCGAATGCTGTTTCTTCAGAAAGCCATTGCCGAAGGTTCCTTAAGTTTAATATTACTTGCAGCAAAATATCACGATCTACAACTTGCCGAGAAAGACCAAGCTACAAAAGAAAAATACGGAATGTTGTTGGAAATTATAACTCCCATCGTAAAAACATATCCTGCAGAGGCCGGAGCAGTGGCTGTAAATAATGGCCTGCAAGTTTTAGGCGGTTATGGATTTTGTACCGATTTTATCTTGCAGCAATATTATCGCGATATACGGATTTTTAGTATTTATGAAGGAACAACTGGGATTCAGTCCCAAGATCTTCTGGGACGGAAGGTGCTCATGGACAATGGAAGGGCGCTAGAGCTACTGCTTAATGAAATATTGGAGACCATTACAGAGGCCCTTACCATGGAAAATTTAAAACCCTATGCTACTATTTTGGGGGATAAGATAAAATTGACCCAAGAAGTAACGGCTCATTTGATGCCAATTGCCACAGAGGGCGATTTCGAACGTTATCTCTCCGATGCTAATTTGTTTATGGAATTCCTAAGTCATTTAGTGTTAGGTTGGATATGGTTAGATATCGCAGCTACAGCAGAAAAGGATATTTTAAAAAAGGATAATACGTACCCCTTAGATTTTTATCAAGGCAAAATCCATACTATGAAGTTTTACTTTAAGTACGAATTGATAAAAACTAGTGGATTAGCAAAATCCATAATGCATGAGGATGTTCTAACCTTAAATAGTGAGAAGGATTATTTTTAA
- a CDS encoding VPS10 domain-containing protein, with amino-acid sequence MTRFIPVLLLILIVSCSNKETSKVFTAVDIKTVLSDSLSIRAIEIMDGGSLAFAANKGAFGLLDLNTEIARVNTQQHDSLVPEFRAVAHTNTDFFMLSAGNPALLYKTGDSGSMELVYKEENEKVFYDALTFWNNMEGIAVGDSMEGCLSIIITRDGGESWEKLPCSSLPKSEEGEGAFAASNTNIKTVGDKAWIATTKGNVYYTEDKGASWEIITTPIRSEKSTQGIYSIDFYDENVGFVFGGDYTDPEGNLDNKAITTDGGKTWNLVASGKLPDYRSCVQFVPNSDGNSLIALGFKGIAYSYDSGQSWQQLSNESFFTLRFLNDSVAYAAGTNRIAKLTFK; translated from the coding sequence ATGACCAGATTTATCCCTGTTTTACTACTAATATTGATCGTTTCTTGTTCCAATAAGGAGACTTCAAAAGTTTTTACTGCCGTAGATATAAAAACAGTTCTTTCCGATTCTTTAAGCATAAGAGCCATAGAAATTATGGATGGGGGAAGCTTGGCTTTTGCCGCCAATAAGGGAGCTTTTGGATTATTGGATTTAAACACTGAAATAGCAAGGGTAAATACCCAACAACACGACTCTCTAGTACCCGAATTTAGGGCGGTAGCACATACCAATACCGATTTTTTTATGCTTTCTGCAGGTAATCCTGCCCTGCTGTATAAAACAGGAGATTCCGGTTCTATGGAATTGGTATATAAGGAAGAAAACGAAAAGGTATTTTATGATGCCTTGACTTTTTGGAACAATATGGAGGGAATTGCTGTAGGGGACAGTATGGAAGGCTGTTTGTCTATTATTATTACTAGGGACGGCGGCGAGAGTTGGGAAAAATTGCCTTGTTCCTCTCTACCGAAATCTGAGGAAGGAGAGGGCGCATTTGCTGCAAGTAACACCAACATCAAGACGGTAGGGGATAAGGCCTGGATTGCTACCACAAAAGGAAATGTTTATTACACAGAAGACAAGGGTGCCTCTTGGGAAATTATAACGACACCTATTAGGAGTGAAAAGTCGACCCAAGGAATTTATTCCATCGACTTTTACGACGAAAATGTTGGATTTGTTTTTGGAGGAGACTATACCGATCCAGAAGGTAATCTTGACAACAAGGCGATCACCACTGATGGGGGAAAAACCTGGAATTTAGTTGCCAGCGGGAAACTGCCAGATTATAGGAGCTGCGTGCAATTTGTTCCCAATTCGGATGGCAATTCGTTGATTGCCTTGGGGTTTAAGGGAATAGCCTACTCCTATGATAGTGGGCAAAGCTGGCAACAGCTCTCCAACGAATCTTTCTTTACATTACGATTTCTAAATGATTCTGTGGCCTATGCGGCCGGAACAAATAGGATAGCAAAACTTACTTTTAAATAG
- the purL gene encoding phosphoribosylformylglycinamidine synthase, whose amino-acid sequence MIHFFGALDTKVFAVQTKQDLLQEDIVKLSWLFGNQPKIIAASLDAFFVGPRAAMITPWSTNATEITQNMGISGIIRIEEFIASTKDSDQYDPMLSQKYSSLHQDIFKVDVQPAPIQNIDNIAAYNDKEGLALNEEEVEYLEGMAKKIGRKLTDSEVFGFSQVNSEHCRHKIFNGTFIIDGEEKPSSLFKLIKKTSHENPGDIVSAYKDNVAFIKGPNVVQFAPKTADKPDFYQESDFESVISIKAETHNFPTTVEPFNGAATGAGGEIRDRLAGGKGSLPLAGTAVYMTSYSRLEENRPWEKSMKERDWLYQTPMDILIKASNGASDFGNKFGQPLIAGSVLTFEHEENDRKLGYDKVIMQAGGIGYGKAEQAIKDVPKTGDKIVILGGDNYRIGMGGAAVSSADTGEFGSTIELNAIQRSNPEMQKRAANAIRGLVEAEHNPIVSIHDHGAGGHLNCLSELVEDTGGKIDLDKLPIGDPTLSAKETIGNESQERMGLVIGQQDVAMLQRIADRERSPMYEVGDVTGDKRFTFKSATTGEKPMDLDLSDMFGSSPRTIMTDTTIKREYSSPSYSLEHFHEYLENVLQLEAVASKDWLTNKVDRCVGGKVAKQQCAGPLQLPLNNCGVMALDYKGKEGIATSIGHSPISGLIDPTAGSKNSIAEALTNIVWAPLKNGLSSVSLSANWMWPCKNEGEDARLYEAVTAVSDFSIALGINVPTGKDSLSMKQRYKNDEVISPGTVIISAAGNCNDITKVVEPVLQKDGGDIYYINLSEDSHKLGGSSFAQIFNTIGNEAPSVLNAQNFRNTFNTIQKLIVDGKILAGHDVASGGLITTLLELCFADQNLGAKLDLTSISETDTIKLLFSENSGIVFQAKDASVETILKEAGITFYNIGAVTKEATLTIKNNGVEMGLNIESLRDTWFKTSYLLDQRQTANNLAKDRYDNYKNQPLQYTFPATFDGKIPEKPALEKRPKAAILREKGSNSEREMANAMFLAGFDVKDVHMTDLISGRETLEDIQFIGAVGGFSNSDVLGSAKGWAGAFKYNEKANKALKNFFDRPDTLSVGICNGCQLFMELELINPEHSEHGKLTYNNSKKHESGFTSVKIQKNNSVMLSSLEGANLGVWISHGEGKFRLPLSQENYQIVANYGYEGYPANPNGSNYNTAMMCDKTGRHLVTMPHIERSIFQWNWPHYPKDRKDEVSPWLEAFVNARKWIENNGK is encoded by the coding sequence ATGATTCATTTCTTCGGAGCCCTCGACACCAAAGTATTTGCGGTACAAACCAAACAAGATTTGTTACAGGAAGACATTGTAAAACTTAGCTGGTTGTTTGGCAATCAACCTAAGATTATAGCGGCGTCCTTAGACGCCTTTTTTGTTGGCCCTAGGGCAGCTATGATTACTCCTTGGAGTACCAACGCTACAGAAATCACCCAAAACATGGGTATATCTGGGATAATAAGGATTGAGGAATTTATAGCCTCAACCAAGGATTCTGATCAGTATGATCCCATGCTATCCCAAAAATACAGTTCCCTACACCAAGATATTTTTAAGGTTGATGTGCAGCCTGCACCTATCCAAAATATCGATAACATTGCCGCTTATAACGATAAGGAAGGCCTGGCCTTAAATGAGGAAGAAGTGGAATACTTGGAGGGGATGGCCAAGAAAATTGGGCGTAAGCTGACGGATTCGGAAGTTTTTGGATTTAGTCAAGTCAATTCCGAACATTGCCGCCATAAGATATTCAACGGTACCTTTATCATTGATGGGGAGGAAAAGCCATCATCCCTTTTCAAATTGATCAAAAAGACCTCTCATGAGAATCCTGGGGATATTGTTTCTGCCTATAAGGATAATGTTGCCTTTATTAAAGGACCAAATGTGGTACAGTTTGCACCTAAAACTGCGGATAAACCCGATTTTTATCAAGAAAGCGATTTTGAATCTGTTATTTCCATAAAAGCGGAAACCCACAACTTCCCAACTACGGTAGAACCCTTTAATGGGGCAGCAACCGGTGCTGGTGGAGAAATCCGGGACCGTTTGGCAGGTGGTAAAGGTTCACTTCCATTGGCAGGTACTGCCGTTTATATGACCTCGTATTCCCGTTTGGAAGAAAATAGACCATGGGAAAAATCTATGAAGGAAAGAGATTGGCTGTACCAAACCCCTATGGACATTCTAATTAAGGCCTCCAACGGAGCTTCTGATTTTGGAAATAAATTTGGTCAACCGTTAATCGCAGGTTCAGTACTCACCTTTGAGCATGAGGAAAATGATCGTAAATTAGGATATGATAAAGTAATTATGCAAGCCGGAGGTATTGGATACGGTAAGGCTGAGCAAGCAATAAAAGATGTACCAAAAACAGGGGACAAAATAGTAATCCTTGGTGGTGATAATTACCGAATTGGAATGGGTGGCGCTGCAGTTTCCAGTGCAGATACCGGGGAGTTTGGTTCCACTATAGAGCTCAATGCCATACAACGTTCCAATCCAGAAATGCAAAAAAGAGCCGCCAATGCCATCCGTGGCTTGGTAGAGGCAGAACATAATCCTATAGTTTCTATTCACGATCATGGGGCAGGCGGACATTTAAATTGCCTTTCCGAATTAGTGGAAGATACCGGAGGAAAGATAGATCTGGACAAACTGCCTATTGGAGACCCAACCTTATCGGCCAAGGAAACCATCGGGAACGAATCTCAAGAGCGTATGGGATTGGTAATTGGGCAGCAGGATGTAGCTATGCTACAGCGTATCGCAGACAGGGAAAGATCGCCCATGTATGAGGTAGGAGATGTGACCGGAGATAAGCGCTTTACCTTTAAATCTGCTACCACGGGCGAAAAGCCAATGGACCTGGATTTGTCGGATATGTTTGGGAGTTCTCCAAGAACCATTATGACAGATACTACCATAAAACGGGAATACAGTTCCCCATCTTATTCTTTGGAGCATTTTCACGAGTATCTGGAAAACGTACTTCAGTTAGAGGCCGTAGCCTCCAAAGATTGGCTTACCAATAAGGTAGACCGATGTGTGGGTGGTAAGGTTGCCAAACAACAATGTGCAGGTCCACTTCAATTGCCATTAAACAATTGCGGTGTAATGGCGTTAGATTACAAAGGAAAGGAAGGGATTGCCACTTCTATTGGCCACTCTCCCATTTCTGGATTGATTGATCCTACTGCAGGGAGCAAGAATAGTATAGCGGAAGCCTTGACTAATATAGTATGGGCTCCCCTAAAAAATGGACTTTCTTCTGTATCCCTTTCCGCCAACTGGATGTGGCCTTGCAAAAACGAAGGAGAAGATGCCCGATTATATGAGGCCGTTACCGCAGTTTCTGATTTCTCTATCGCATTGGGAATCAATGTTCCTACAGGTAAGGATTCACTTTCCATGAAACAACGTTATAAAAATGACGAGGTGATTTCTCCAGGAACGGTAATAATTTCGGCAGCAGGAAACTGTAATGACATCACTAAGGTGGTAGAGCCAGTTTTACAAAAAGACGGGGGTGATATCTACTATATTAATTTATCAGAAGATAGTCATAAACTAGGTGGCTCTTCCTTTGCCCAAATTTTCAATACCATTGGAAACGAAGCGCCATCCGTACTTAATGCCCAAAACTTTAGGAATACCTTCAACACCATTCAGAAATTAATCGTAGATGGTAAAATTCTAGCGGGCCATGATGTTGCATCAGGTGGATTAATCACTACCTTATTGGAGCTTTGTTTTGCTGACCAAAATTTAGGGGCCAAGTTAGATTTGACGTCTATTTCAGAAACGGACACTATCAAATTGTTGTTCTCCGAAAATTCGGGTATTGTATTTCAAGCCAAGGATGCTTCCGTAGAAACTATTCTAAAGGAGGCTGGAATTACATTCTATAATATAGGTGCTGTCACTAAAGAAGCCACGCTTACGATCAAGAATAACGGAGTGGAAATGGGACTGAATATAGAATCTTTAAGGGATACTTGGTTTAAGACCTCCTATCTTTTAGATCAGCGACAGACGGCTAATAATTTGGCAAAAGATCGTTATGACAATTATAAGAATCAGCCTTTACAATATACTTTTCCAGCAACTTTTGATGGAAAAATACCTGAAAAGCCTGCCCTAGAAAAACGACCAAAAGCGGCCATTTTAAGGGAAAAGGGTAGTAATTCTGAACGAGAAATGGCAAACGCCATGTTTTTAGCCGGATTTGATGTTAAGGACGTCCACATGACGGACCTAATATCAGGAAGGGAAACCTTGGAGGATATTCAGTTTATAGGTGCTGTAGGCGGATTCTCTAATTCGGATGTACTAGGAAGCGCTAAAGGTTGGGCAGGAGCATTTAAGTATAATGAAAAGGCCAATAAGGCCCTGAAAAATTTCTTTGATAGACCCGATACGCTTTCCGTGGGAATTTGTAATGGTTGCCAATTGTTTATGGAGTTAGAGCTAATTAACCCTGAACACTCGGAACATGGAAAACTCACCTATAACAATTCCAAAAAGCACGAAAGCGGATTTACCTCAGTGAAGATCCAGAAAAACAATTCGGTGATGCTTTCCTCCTTGGAAGGTGCAAATCTTGGGGTTTGGATTTCCCACGGAGAAGGTAAATTTAGATTACCACTATCTCAGGAAAATTATCAAATCGTAGCTAATTACGGTTATGAAGGATACCCAGCAAACCCCAATGGAAGTAATTACAATACTGCCATGATGTGTGATAAAACAGGGCGACATTTAGTAACTATGCCCCATATAGAACGTTCTATATTCCAATGGAACTGGCCACATTACCCTAAGGATAGAAAAGATGAAGTTTCTCCTTGGTTAGAAGCATTCGTCAACGCTAGAAAATGGATCGAAAATAACGGGAAGTAA
- a CDS encoding uracil-DNA glycosylase: protein MNSKIHQSWQQILDSEFSAAYFKALQSFVDQEYEEHQCFPPEAQIFSAFDHCHWEDTKVVVIGQDPYHGAGQANGLCFSVNDGVTHPPSLVNIFKELQLDLHKQYPISGDLEKWADQGVLLLNATLTVRAHHAGSHQGKGWETFTNAVITKLSQEKNGLVFMLWGGYAKKKVKLIDTEKHHILTSGHPSPLSANRGYWFGNRHFGKTNEILLRQSLTPIDW from the coding sequence ATGAATAGCAAAATACATCAAAGCTGGCAGCAAATATTGGATAGTGAGTTTAGCGCTGCTTATTTTAAGGCCCTACAATCATTTGTTGATCAAGAATATGAGGAGCATCAGTGCTTTCCGCCAGAAGCGCAAATTTTTTCTGCGTTTGATCATTGCCATTGGGAAGACACTAAGGTAGTGGTGATAGGGCAAGATCCATACCACGGTGCAGGGCAAGCCAATGGACTTTGTTTTTCCGTAAATGACGGAGTGACACACCCGCCATCTTTAGTGAATATTTTCAAGGAATTACAATTGGATCTGCACAAGCAATATCCCATAAGTGGTGATTTGGAGAAATGGGCAGACCAAGGCGTTTTGTTGCTAAATGCCACGCTTACTGTAAGGGCGCACCATGCAGGGAGTCATCAAGGTAAGGGATGGGAGACCTTTACCAATGCAGTCATAACCAAACTATCTCAGGAAAAAAACGGCTTGGTATTTATGCTGTGGGGCGGGTATGCCAAGAAAAAAGTAAAATTGATCGATACCGAAAAGCACCATATCTTAACTTCGGGACACCCTTCCCCATTAAGCGCCAATAGAGGATATTGGTTTGGGAATAGACACTTTGGAAAAACGAATGAAATTTTACTGAGACAAAGTTTAACACCAATAGACTGGTAA